The genomic window TTTTTTCCGATATTATTTTGATGACCTTTTAATACCTATTTTATATCACTGGATTTATAATTTGATAACAATAATATCTAAATAGTTAAAAAATAATAGGAGGAATAATATGGGACTCACAATAACCATTGAAAAAAAACCTTTAAAAAGCGGGAAAAAAAGTAAACTAAATCAATTTTTGATAAAACCAAATAGAAAGGTATTTTTAACCTCATATGTTTTTTCAATAATCTCAGCGGTACTAACAATTTATTTAATACTTCTGGAAAAAGATATGATAAATTATCTTATATCAAAAGAATATGAAGCATCAATAAAAATAATATACTCTATTCTATTATTTGGTGTTTTAGAACTGTTTTTTGAATATTTGAGAAATATATTTACAGGTAAAACAGTTGAAAAAATAGTTAAAGATTTAAGAAATAATGTTCCGCAAAAATTACTTTTTTCAGAATATTCTTATTTAGAAAGAAAAAAAAGTGGGGATATTATCTCCATAATTTCAAATGATATAGAACTAATTAGAGATTTCTTAAAGCAATATGTTGGAGAATTATATTATCAGATAAGTATTTTCTGTATAGCGCTATTTTTTGCAGCTAAAATGGACATAAAGATGACATTAATGTCTTTTATTATAATTCCAATTGGATTTATAATTTTGCTTGTTATTAGTTTGCCGATAAAAATTTATACAGCAGCGCAACAGGCAATGTTTGGAAAAGCAAATATAATTTTTTCAGAAGCTATAAATGCAATGGATGTATTAAAGGTTTTTAGAATAGAAAAATTTTTTTGGAAAAAGTTTAAAGAAAATCTAAAATCTTATTTTAGAAGTTTTATGAAAAGCAGTATATTTGAATCATTATTATTTCAAATAAATATAATTATTATCTTTCTTCCTTTAATGGCAATATTCTGGTATGGTGGAATGAGGATTATTAATGGAAATATGACATTTGGGGAATTAATAGCTTTCTTACAATTTATAATAATTTTCTTATTACCTCTTAACTTCTTTTCAAATTATACCTCAACACTTAGAAAAGCAGAAGCAGCAATAGATCGTATTGAGGAAATAATCAATTTAAAAGAAGAAGAAAGTGGAAATGAAATAATGATTTCACCAAAACATGAGTATGATATAGAGTTTATAAATGTTGATTTTAAATATCCTGATACAGAAAAATATATTTTAAAAAACTTTAATTTAAAAATAAAAAAAGGAGAAAAAGTCCTTATTTTAGGAAAGAACGGTATAGGGAAGTCTACAATTGCAAAATTAATTATGGGATATTATAAACCTATAAAAGGAAATATAAAAATTTTCGGAGTAGATATTAATAAATGGAATCTAAGAGAATTAAGAAAAAAAATATCTTTTGTCGATCAACATAGTTATATTTTTCCTGAAAAAATAATAGAAAATATAAAATATGGAAACTACAATAACAATAATGAAGAAAAAATTCATAAAATTATACAATTATCAAAAGTAAATGAATTTATAGATGCCATATCAGTTGGTGAAAAAGGAAAAAAAATCTCCGGGGGGCAAAAACAGCGTATTGCAATTGCAAGGGCTATGTTTAAAGATGCTGAAATAGTTATTATGGACGAACCATTTTCATCTCTTGATGAAAAAACAGCAAAAGAAGTATTTAAAAATATTATGGAATATTTCCGGGATAAAACGATATTAATGATTACTCATAAAATTCCTGAAGAAAAGTATTTTGATAAAATTATTAAGCTGAAAAATGATAGTATGCTCGAGGAGGAAATTTTATGAAAATAAGTAGAATTTATTCATTTATGTATAGCAATGGTGGAAATAAAATAATGTTTATAATATATACAATATCCTTGCTATTAATTGCTTCTCAGAATTTTCTTTTTAATTATTTTGTGGCAATGGGTTTGAAGGATATTGTAGATGGTTTACTTCAGAAAAATTTAGATATGTTCTATTCTGGATTTATAAATGTAATAGAAGCTCTTTTAATGCTTGTTTTAATTCTCGGGATTTTTTCTTATCTGTTTTTTCTTATAGTTCAAAAAACATCTGATATAATTAGGGAATATTTTTTCAAAAAAGTACTAAAAATGCCTTATAATGAGTTTGAAAAGTTTAGCAGCGGGGAAATACTGTCCCGTTACAATAATGACATTATGAATATTAAATCTGTTTTTTCTAATTATATATTAAACTTTTCGATGGCTATTATAGGGGCGATTGGTGGAGCTATCGTTATTTTTAACATAAATAAAATATTATTTTTCTATATAGTGAGTATAGGCTTATTAAATCTGTTGTTAAATTCTGTTTTTATAAAAAAAATGAAGAGAATAAATCATAATATCCAAATTGAAAATTCAAAATTAGCTCAATACGTTTCAAATATATTATCCGGTATTAATATAATAAAAGGTTTTACAATAGAGGATATAATATTGAATAAAGTAAAATCAACTAATAAAAATTACTTTGATTATTCAATGGAAAAAGTAAAAAGTGAAACATATATTAATTTAATAAATAACGCTTCAAATTATATCGAATTTATAGGACAATTTGTACTTGGAGGTTTTCTTATAATGCATAATTCTTTAACCTTTGGAGAACTTATGGCTTCAGTTCAGCTTGCAAGACCTGTAGTTGAGTTCTTTAAATCATTAAGTACATTTTTGTCCCAATTAAAGTCTGTAGAAGCTTCCTATGAAAGAATATTTGAAATTTTAGATGAACCAAAAGAAGAATTGAATGACGAGATATTCTTATTATCTGATGCAAAAAAATTACCAAAAGATATTAATTATAAAAATACAGCAATCGAGTTTAAAAATGTTAGTTTTTCATATAACAATGAAAAGCCAGTTCTTGAAAATCTTTCTTTTAAAATAAA from Marinitoga sp. 38H-ov includes these protein-coding regions:
- a CDS encoding ABC transporter ATP-binding protein, producing the protein MKISRIYSFMYSNGGNKIMFIIYTISLLLIASQNFLFNYFVAMGLKDIVDGLLQKNLDMFYSGFINVIEALLMLVLILGIFSYLFFLIVQKTSDIIREYFFKKVLKMPYNEFEKFSSGEILSRYNNDIMNIKSVFSNYILNFSMAIIGAIGGAIVIFNINKILFFYIVSIGLLNLLLNSVFIKKMKRINHNIQIENSKLAQYVSNILSGINIIKGFTIEDIILNKVKSTNKNYFDYSMEKVKSETYINLINNASNYIEFIGQFVLGGFLIMHNSLTFGELMASVQLARPVVEFFKSLSTFLSQLKSVEASYERIFEILDEPKEELNDEIFLLSDAKKLPKDINYKNTAIEFKNVSFSYNNEKPVLENLSFKIKNGERALIIGKSGIGKSTIFKLLLKFYIPQNGNIKIFGKNIEEYDVDEIRDLITYVPQDYKLFNDTIYENIKYGNLNATDEEIINVAKLTNAHQFIEKLEKGYDTVIEENGKNLSGGQKQKIAIARALLKDAPILLFDEITASLDKETKEILIETLKNIPKNKTILIISHEEFLPDNLIDLRIDLNGTDKIVSLK
- a CDS encoding ABC transporter ATP-binding protein, producing the protein MGLTITIEKKPLKSGKKSKLNQFLIKPNRKVFLTSYVFSIISAVLTIYLILLEKDMINYLISKEYEASIKIIYSILLFGVLELFFEYLRNIFTGKTVEKIVKDLRNNVPQKLLFSEYSYLERKKSGDIISIISNDIELIRDFLKQYVGELYYQISIFCIALFFAAKMDIKMTLMSFIIIPIGFIILLVISLPIKIYTAAQQAMFGKANIIFSEAINAMDVLKVFRIEKFFWKKFKENLKSYFRSFMKSSIFESLLFQINIIIIFLPLMAIFWYGGMRIINGNMTFGELIAFLQFIIIFLLPLNFFSNYTSTLRKAEAAIDRIEEIINLKEEESGNEIMISPKHEYDIEFINVDFKYPDTEKYILKNFNLKIKKGEKVLILGKNGIGKSTIAKLIMGYYKPIKGNIKIFGVDINKWNLRELRKKISFVDQHSYIFPEKIIENIKYGNYNNNNEEKIHKIIQLSKVNEFIDAISVGEKGKKISGGQKQRIAIARAMFKDAEIVIMDEPFSSLDEKTAKEVFKNIMEYFRDKTILMITHKIPEEKYFDKIIKLKNDSMLEEEIL